GGGAGCAAGTCCCTGGGTGCAAGTTAGATACAAGACAGAAATTAGTAATTGCTGAGAGATTAGATTTATTAGGTGTTAATGTTATTGAAGCTGGTTTTCCGGTTTCAAGTCCTGGTGATTTTATTTCGGTTTCAGAAATTGCAAAAATTGTAAAAAATGCATCAGTTTGTGGTTTAACCAGAGCTGTAGAAAATGATATTAAAGTGGCGGCACAAGCACTTGAATATGCTAAGTATCCAAGAATCCATACAGGTATTGGTACAAGTGATTCTCATATTCAATTTAAATTTAATTCAACGAGAGAAAAAGTAATAGAACGTGCAGTAAAAGCAGTTTCTTATTCTAAATCTTTTGTAGAAGACGTAGAGTTTTATGCAGAAGATGCCGGTAGAACAGATAATGAGTTTTTAGCAAGAGTTTGCGAAGCAGTTATTAAAGCAGGAGCTACGGTATTAAATATTCCTGATACAACCGGATATTGTTTGCCAGAAGAATATGGGGCTAAAATTAAGTATTTGCGAGAAAACGTAAAAGGAATAGATAATGTTATTCTTTCTTGTCACTGTCATAACGATTTAGGTATGGCAACTGCAAATTCTATTGCAGGTGTTATAAATGGAGCGCGTCAAATAGAGTGTACTATTAACGGTATCGGAGAAAGAGCGGGAAATACAGCTTTAGAAGAAGTAGTAATGGTGTTAAAACAACATCCATATTTAAACCTAGAAACAAGTATTAATACAAAATTATTGTACGATACAAGTATTATGGTTAGAGAAAGTATGGGGATGCCTGTGCAACCAAACAAAGCTATTGTGGGTGCAAATGCATTTGCGCATAGTTCTGGTATTCATCAAGACGGGGTTATAAAAAACAGAGAAACATACGAAATTATGGATCCTGAAGATGTTGGTGTTACAGAAAGTGCTATTGTATTAACGGCAAGAAGCGGTAGAGCTGCTTTAGCGTACAGAGCAAAAAAGGTAGGTTATGAGTTAACAAAAGTACAATTAGATGTTGCTTATGAAGCTTTCTTAAACACTGCCGATAAACAAAAAGAAGTAAAAGACGAGGATATTCATGCAATTATGAAAGAAGTAAGTAAAACCTCTAAAGTTACAACAATATAAAAATAAA
The nucleotide sequence above comes from Polaribacter butkevichii. Encoded proteins:
- a CDS encoding 2-isopropylmalate synthase yields the protein MQDNKVQIFDTTLRDGEQVPGCKLDTRQKLVIAERLDLLGVNVIEAGFPVSSPGDFISVSEIAKIVKNASVCGLTRAVENDIKVAAQALEYAKYPRIHTGIGTSDSHIQFKFNSTREKVIERAVKAVSYSKSFVEDVEFYAEDAGRTDNEFLARVCEAVIKAGATVLNIPDTTGYCLPEEYGAKIKYLRENVKGIDNVILSCHCHNDLGMATANSIAGVINGARQIECTINGIGERAGNTALEEVVMVLKQHPYLNLETSINTKLLYDTSIMVRESMGMPVQPNKAIVGANAFAHSSGIHQDGVIKNRETYEIMDPEDVGVTESAIVLTARSGRAALAYRAKKVGYELTKVQLDVAYEAFLNTADKQKEVKDEDIHAIMKEVSKTSKVTTI